A genome region from Candidatus Latescibacterota bacterium includes the following:
- a CDS encoding DUF4912 domain-containing protein codes for MTPAELGKMTKAQLIELASKKKINVTAKMLKAELVKVISAGLKAGAKKAKGKKPAATKKVAAKAKPGTRVRAKRKTTTKKSAKPATMAKAKRKPSAPRGSKMVPAGSKSPARGSKSATRGKKSVKSRLSAASSLDDRTIRQKAVAGKYHLTTGPLKLPPVESMDIPSGYDRDHIAMMVRDPWWLFSYWEITEATLNKLEKKFEEDWSSCKMILRIFDRTSNRKTFFDVEPGYGPRSWYVNVSPGRTWQTAIGLMGPNGKFIQIAVSNLIETPRDSVSDVIDDRYLVPDEVFEKIFAASGGYSRESSTQKGSEELAVGLRRELLEEMGSETVSSFGSAGLQKGKKKRGFRLWVATELILYGATEPDARVTIQGKEIKLRGDGTFSARFALPDGAIDIPVVAVSGDGIEEREIDTTVKKKSKSKEPVIR; via the coding sequence ATGACTCCAGCAGAACTTGGCAAGATGACAAAAGCTCAACTTATAGAACTGGCCTCGAAGAAAAAAATAAATGTGACTGCAAAGATGCTCAAGGCGGAGCTTGTGAAAGTGATAAGCGCGGGGCTGAAAGCCGGGGCAAAAAAGGCAAAGGGCAAGAAACCGGCTGCCACGAAAAAAGTTGCCGCGAAAGCAAAGCCTGGGACCAGGGTAAGAGCAAAACGAAAGACCACGACAAAGAAATCCGCGAAACCAGCCACAATGGCAAAGGCGAAAAGAAAACCATCCGCGCCTCGCGGTTCGAAGATGGTTCCCGCCGGATCAAAATCACCAGCACGCGGATCGAAGTCGGCAACACGAGGAAAGAAGTCTGTCAAATCCCGCCTGTCCGCGGCATCGAGCCTGGACGACAGGACGATCAGGCAGAAGGCCGTCGCGGGAAAATATCACCTGACGACGGGGCCGTTGAAGCTGCCCCCGGTGGAGTCGATGGATATACCCTCTGGATACGACCGGGATCATATTGCGATGATGGTCAGGGATCCCTGGTGGCTCTTCTCTTATTGGGAGATCACGGAGGCTACATTAAATAAGCTTGAGAAAAAGTTCGAGGAGGATTGGTCCAGCTGCAAGATGATCCTTCGCATTTTCGACAGGACCTCGAACAGGAAAACATTTTTCGACGTAGAACCGGGGTACGGCCCGAGAAGCTGGTATGTCAACGTATCTCCGGGACGTACCTGGCAAACGGCGATCGGCCTGATGGGCCCCAATGGAAAGTTCATTCAGATAGCCGTCTCAAACCTTATTGAGACTCCCCGCGACAGTGTCAGCGACGTCATCGATGACCGCTACCTGGTGCCTGATGAGGTCTTCGAAAAAATATTCGCCGCTTCAGGCGGATATTCCCGGGAGAGCTCCACGCAAAAAGGCTCCGAAGAACTGGCAGTCGGCCTCAGACGAGAACTGCTGGAGGAAATGGGGTCCGAGACTGTCTCGAGCTTTGGAAGTGCCGGCCTTCAGAAAGGCAAGAAAAAGAGAGGCTTCCGACTCTGGGTGGCCACAGAACTTATCCTTTATGGCGCGACTGAACCCGATGCTCGAGTGACCATCCAGGGCAAGGAGATAAAACTCCGCGGTGATGGCACGTTCTCCGCACGATTCGCCCTGCCTGATGGCGCTATCGACATCCCGGTAGTCGCTGTTTCGGGTGACGGGATCGAGGAGCGCGAAATCGATACTACCGTCAAAAAGAAATCGAAAAGTAAAGAGCCGGTGATAAGATGA
- a CDS encoding DUF1957 domain-containing protein, which translates to MSGNEKGYLALVLHAHLPYVRHPEYENFLEEDWFFEAITETYIPLIEIFDRLEEEGIDFRITMSLTPSLLSMMSDPLLQYRYLRHINQLIDLAGREVARTRWTPEFHELALMYHWKFSRARQVFLEKYDSRLIDAFKHHQDTGRLEIITCGATHGFLPLMPNKNAARAQIQVAANHYEKHLGRRPRGIWLPECGYAPGVDELLKEAGINYFFTDTHGILFGSPRPRHGVFAPVYCPSTAVAAFGRDKESSKQVWSAKEGYPGDFEYRDFYRDIGFDLDYEYVRPFLHPDGNRIHLGVKYHRITGPTDHKEPYRPTLAREKAALHAGNFMFNREKQVEHLNGLLGIKPIIVSPYDAELFGHWWYEGPEWIEFLLRKLHFDQDTITPITPSEYLEKYPRLQAVQPSMSSWGYKGYNEFWLEGSNDWIYPHLNMMADRMVELARRFPNADGVLRRGLNQAARELLLAQSSDWAFIMKTGTMVEYAHKRTKDHIGRFDRLYNDIMGSSINDQWLKEVENRDNIFPDIDYRVYS; encoded by the coding sequence ATGAGTGGAAATGAAAAAGGCTACCTTGCGCTGGTACTTCACGCACACCTTCCCTATGTAAGGCATCCCGAATATGAGAATTTCCTGGAGGAAGACTGGTTCTTCGAGGCTATCACAGAGACTTATATCCCGCTTATCGAGATATTCGACCGCCTTGAGGAGGAAGGGATCGATTTTCGTATCACCATGTCGCTGACCCCCTCACTCCTATCGATGATGTCGGACCCACTACTCCAGTACAGGTATCTCCGGCATATCAACCAGCTGATCGACCTGGCCGGCCGTGAGGTGGCAAGGACCAGGTGGACGCCGGAGTTCCACGAACTGGCACTGATGTACCACTGGAAATTCTCCCGGGCCAGGCAGGTCTTTCTCGAAAAATACGACAGTCGCCTGATCGATGCGTTCAAACATCATCAGGACACCGGCAGGCTGGAGATCATCACCTGCGGGGCGACTCACGGGTTCCTCCCTTTGATGCCGAACAAAAACGCCGCGAGGGCGCAGATTCAGGTCGCTGCCAACCACTATGAAAAACACCTCGGCAGAAGGCCTCGGGGCATCTGGCTGCCAGAATGTGGATATGCCCCTGGAGTAGACGAACTACTCAAGGAAGCCGGGATAAATTACTTTTTCACTGATACCCACGGCATACTTTTCGGATCACCCAGGCCCAGGCACGGTGTCTTCGCGCCGGTCTACTGCCCTTCGACCGCAGTGGCCGCATTCGGGCGTGACAAGGAATCCTCGAAACAGGTCTGGAGCGCGAAGGAAGGCTACCCGGGTGATTTTGAATACCGGGATTTCTACAGGGACATCGGGTTCGACCTCGATTACGAATATGTCAGGCCCTTTCTGCATCCCGACGGCAACCGGATCCATCTCGGAGTCAAGTATCACAGGATCACCGGACCTACCGACCACAAGGAACCCTATCGTCCGACACTGGCCCGCGAAAAGGCAGCTCTTCACGCGGGCAATTTCATGTTCAACCGTGAAAAACAGGTCGAGCACCTCAACGGACTTCTCGGCATCAAACCGATCATCGTCTCTCCCTACGACGCTGAACTTTTCGGGCATTGGTGGTACGAAGGTCCGGAGTGGATCGAGTTCCTGCTGAGAAAACTGCATTTCGATCAGGATACGATCACTCCGATCACTCCATCGGAATATCTTGAAAAATATCCAAGACTCCAGGCAGTACAACCATCGATGTCCTCCTGGGGGTACAAGGGATATAACGAATTCTGGCTCGAGGGAAGCAACGACTGGATCTACCCCCACCTCAACATGATGGCCGACCGCATGGTCGAACTGGCCCGCCGTTTTCCAAACGCCGATGGCGTGCTGCGCCGGGGCCTCAACCAGGCGGCCAGGGAACTGCTTCTGGCTCAGAGCAGCGACTGGGCATTTATCATGAAGACCGGAACGATGGTCGAGTATGCACACAAAAGGACAAAGGACCATATAGGAAGGTTCGACAGACTCTATAACGACATCATGGGATCCTCGATCAACGACCAGTGGCTTAAGGAGGTCGAGAACAGGGACAACATCTTCCCCGATATTGACTATCGCGTATATTCCTGA
- a CDS encoding RNA methyltransferase: protein MEMLATTLFGLEEVLSSELREAGASDIVMHNRAVSFAGDRELLYRLNLVLRTASKILVPVRKTRVRSEKDLYSGARDIDWKKYLDPERTFAVDSVVNSKHFGHSKFVALRVKDAIADQFREKTGRRPSVDRENPDVQVNVHIDRERLTISLDSSGVPLHRRGYRREGRGAPIGEVLAAGMIRLSGWNGEDSFIDPMCGSGTISIEAAMIAKNIPPGLSRKRFGFFEWKDFDRGLFEKIVSELKKGVRPSAGTIAGTDISGRTIEAAKANARRAGLEDDIRFEVSLFEKVVPPEAPGVAIMNPPYGKRMGQEDIIEFYKMIGDGLKNSFEGYDAWVISSNLRALKFVGLKPSKKIILFNGPLECRFQGYSVYRGSKKAKYNKPDQAEE from the coding sequence ATGGAGATGCTTGCGACAACATTGTTCGGACTCGAGGAAGTACTTTCTTCCGAGCTCAGGGAGGCGGGAGCTTCCGATATCGTGATGCATAACAGGGCGGTATCGTTCGCCGGCGACAGGGAACTCCTGTACAGGCTTAATCTTGTTCTGAGGACCGCGTCGAAGATCCTCGTGCCCGTGAGGAAGACCCGGGTCCGCTCGGAGAAAGACCTGTACTCGGGAGCCAGAGATATCGACTGGAAAAAGTATCTGGATCCGGAGCGCACCTTTGCGGTCGACAGCGTCGTCAACTCTAAACATTTCGGTCATTCAAAGTTTGTAGCGCTAAGAGTGAAAGACGCGATCGCCGACCAGTTCAGAGAAAAAACAGGCAGGCGGCCAAGCGTCGACCGCGAGAATCCCGATGTCCAGGTCAACGTTCACATAGACAGGGAAAGGCTCACTATCTCACTGGACAGTTCGGGAGTCCCGCTTCATCGCAGGGGTTACAGACGGGAGGGGCGGGGAGCGCCTATCGGCGAAGTGCTCGCTGCAGGCATGATCAGACTTTCTGGATGGAACGGCGAAGATTCATTTATCGATCCGATGTGCGGTTCAGGAACGATCTCGATCGAGGCGGCAATGATCGCGAAGAATATCCCGCCGGGGCTTTCACGGAAGCGATTCGGGTTTTTTGAATGGAAGGATTTCGATCGGGGACTGTTCGAGAAGATCGTTTCTGAACTGAAGAAAGGTGTCCGTCCGTCAGCCGGAACGATTGCCGGGACAGACATCTCCGGCAGGACGATAGAGGCCGCGAAGGCGAACGCCCGCAGGGCGGGGCTGGAGGACGATATCAGGTTTGAGGTGTCGTTATTTGAGAAGGTCGTTCCGCCCGAGGCGCCCGGAGTCGCAATAATGAATCCTCCTTACGGCAAGAGGATGGGGCAGGAAGATATAATAGAATTCTATAAAATGATCGGCGATGGACTGAAGAACAGTTTCGAAGGGTACGATGCCTGGGTGATCAGTTCGAACCTCAGGGCTCTGAAATTTGTGGGCCTGAAGCCGTCGAAAAAAATAATCCTTTTCAATGGTCCACTCGAATGCCGCTTTCAGGGCTATTCGGTCTACAGGGGAAGCAAGAAGGCAAAGTACAACAAGCCGGATCAGGCGGAAGAATAA
- the ligA gene encoding NAD-dependent DNA ligase LigA, with amino-acid sequence MRQEEAAARVKKIRAEIDRHDRLYYVESSPTISDETYDSLRKELEELESLFPGLVTPDSPTQRVGAAPRSSLPPAKHIVPMLSLDSTTTPEATREFDARLRKLVERETLKYTVEPKFDGLSVELIYKNGILFRGASRGDGYTGEDITPNIRTIQSIPLRLRDDSPPERLSIRGEALMPLEGFRNLNRVMTERGENTFANPRNAAAGSLRQLDSRITASRPLTFYAYEIMSMSSSPDEGKEPPATHVEELNKMKDWGFLIDSHWKLCSDIEEAITFHSTLASTRDTLPFEIDGIVIQADSKRVRSAAGMRSRSPRWALALKFEPRREVTSVEEIVVGVGRTGKLTPVALLRPVDVGGVTVSRATLHNAGEVARKDIREGDRVRIKRAGDVIPAVVERLPSDGEDRKAPFVMPSACPVCGSPVEEEGAYHFCSGGLTCLAQLKRGIEHFASRGAMDIEGLGEKTVAMIVEKGLAGCISDLFQLERESLLGLEGFAEKSADNLLSAIEASKAKTLERFIFALGIRNVGEHVATILAERFGSIERLGESSEDELMALHEIGPEVARSVSKFFSSDKNRAALARMFTAGLAPRPPSVSTGPKPFEGMTFVFTGSMESLTRTEAKRMVQELGGRTSSTVSKKTDYVIAGTDPGSKHEKAVRLELKILTEQEFLMLIRSEK; translated from the coding sequence GTGAGGCAGGAAGAAGCGGCAGCAAGGGTAAAGAAAATACGGGCCGAGATCGACAGGCACGACCGCCTCTATTATGTGGAATCGTCACCCACGATATCGGACGAGACGTATGACAGTCTCAGAAAAGAGCTTGAGGAACTCGAATCTCTTTTCCCCGGTCTTGTCACTCCGGATTCTCCGACTCAGCGTGTGGGTGCGGCTCCGAGAAGCTCGCTTCCACCCGCGAAACATATAGTCCCCATGCTGAGCCTGGATTCTACCACCACCCCGGAGGCGACAAGAGAGTTCGACGCGAGACTCCGAAAGCTGGTAGAGAGAGAGACTCTCAAATATACCGTCGAACCGAAATTCGACGGACTGTCTGTAGAATTGATATACAAGAACGGTATCCTCTTTCGAGGCGCCAGCAGGGGCGACGGATATACGGGCGAGGATATCACTCCAAATATCCGTACTATACAGTCTATCCCATTGAGACTGCGCGACGACTCTCCCCCGGAAAGACTTTCTATCCGCGGTGAAGCTCTTATGCCGCTTGAAGGATTCCGGAACCTGAACCGTGTTATGACGGAACGGGGAGAGAACACCTTCGCAAATCCGAGAAATGCCGCAGCCGGTTCTCTGAGACAACTCGATTCGAGGATCACCGCGTCGAGGCCCCTCACATTTTACGCCTATGAGATAATGTCGATGTCCTCCTCTCCCGATGAAGGAAAAGAACCTCCCGCCACACATGTGGAAGAGCTGAACAAAATGAAGGATTGGGGATTTCTAATAGATTCTCACTGGAAACTCTGCTCGGACATCGAAGAAGCTATCACCTTCCATTCGACCCTGGCTTCGACCAGGGACACCCTTCCCTTCGAGATAGACGGAATAGTCATCCAGGCAGACTCGAAACGCGTACGCTCCGCGGCCGGCATGAGATCGCGCTCGCCGAGGTGGGCCCTTGCCTTGAAATTCGAACCTCGCAGGGAAGTCACGAGCGTCGAAGAGATCGTCGTCGGCGTGGGCCGTACCGGCAAGTTGACACCTGTGGCTCTTCTTCGCCCTGTAGATGTCGGTGGTGTCACCGTCAGCCGGGCAACCCTTCATAATGCGGGCGAAGTGGCAAGAAAGGATATTCGCGAGGGCGACCGGGTACGGATAAAGAGGGCCGGCGATGTCATCCCCGCTGTCGTTGAGCGCCTCCCCTCAGATGGAGAGGACAGGAAAGCTCCGTTCGTCATGCCTTCCGCCTGTCCAGTCTGCGGGAGTCCTGTCGAAGAGGAAGGGGCATACCATTTCTGCAGCGGTGGGCTCACCTGCCTGGCCCAGCTGAAAAGAGGTATAGAACATTTCGCGTCGAGAGGCGCGATGGACATCGAGGGACTCGGGGAAAAGACTGTGGCAATGATAGTCGAGAAGGGGCTAGCCGGATGCATCAGCGATCTCTTCCAACTGGAAAGAGAGTCTCTTCTGGGCCTCGAGGGCTTCGCCGAAAAATCGGCCGACAATCTTCTCTCGGCCATCGAAGCTTCCAAGGCAAAAACTCTTGAACGTTTTATCTTCGCGCTGGGAATCCGGAATGTCGGCGAACATGTAGCTACGATCCTCGCCGAGAGATTCGGGTCGATAGAAAGACTTGGAGAAAGTTCGGAAGACGAGCTGATGGCGCTTCACGAGATCGGGCCGGAAGTAGCCCGTTCCGTGTCGAAGTTCTTTTCTTCTGACAAGAATCGCGCTGCCCTTGCCAGGATGTTCACCGCGGGGCTGGCGCCGAGACCTCCCTCCGTCTCCACCGGGCCGAAGCCGTTCGAGGGAATGACTTTTGTTTTCACCGGCAGCATGGAATCACTGACCAGGACGGAAGCGAAACGTATGGTGCAGGAACTTGGAGGCAGGACCAGTTCTACGGTCAGCAAAAAGACCGACTATGTCATCGCGGGTACCGATCCGGGATCAAAGCACGAAAAGGCGGTCCGTCTGGAACTGAAGATACTCACCGAGCAGGAATTCCTCATGCTCATCCGCTCTGAAAAATAA
- a CDS encoding DUF3536 domain-containing protein, giving the protein MPDTHPEKFVIIHGHFYQPPRENPWTGKIDRQDNAAPYHDWNERILKECYLPNARSRRLDGFGRVIRLVNNYEAISFNFGPTLFSWIENNYPALHDEIVRADKASLERLGHGNAIAQVYNHIIMPLANRRDQETQIRGGVHDFIRRFGREPEGIWLAETAINEITLELLIEFGFRFVILSPFQAERIRPLDKSSGWEDVSSGDILTGRAYRCFGRKKKGKRNLSRFIDIFFYDAPLSTDVSFNHLLSNGDKLAKALESGFERCGGDLVNIATDGEIYGHHEPFGDMALAYLIEQAAPDRGLTLTNYGAWLAGHELEYEVQIKQGEGGDGTAWSCTHSVGRWKEDCGCSTGAPPGWNQKWRTPLRDGLDNLRDGLAANYEIQGKDIFASPWETRNEYIENFDTLDVAGSKSFIEKQAGRQLSPEEISTAASLLESQRNSLLMFTSCGWFFNDISGIETVQDLKYAARAIELARRAENASLSENVSGRAENKNRPDSPLRAADETRSIDTLQSVFLDKLSEARSNIEQLGTGKTIFNAAKKYSSVEPSLLAGQYALASNLDCRNASPERYGFGFNDTSRVEISPGPISMIIGRFAMTDPLTLASYDYKYLLLPDKPARITCILSECSDNDDYTKTVERFKTIAPESTRQDILRAAVEHFGGRIFAMRDLFPEDKEKILGKLAERQIASVIGQFTDLYMENRELLRLFTETSMRPPESLLAQARTVLADRLRSEISHWERALDDKGLEGVHSVLSEAKYYGVNIDRTEIASIFEGFFLESLRKLREGLNSDLADRLHVFAEYSYGIGIPIVQHEIQNELFSIMTTVMEEVMTRIGKGKGFSSDMSSVTSLLRLARRFNFNTDAWRERLPAGVDDKE; this is encoded by the coding sequence ATGCCCGATACCCACCCGGAAAAATTTGTGATAATCCACGGCCATTTCTACCAGCCCCCGCGCGAGAACCCCTGGACAGGCAAGATCGACAGGCAGGACAACGCGGCACCGTACCACGACTGGAACGAGAGGATACTCAAGGAATGTTATCTGCCCAACGCACGATCGAGGCGACTTGACGGGTTCGGCCGGGTCATTCGTCTGGTAAACAACTATGAGGCTATCAGCTTCAACTTTGGGCCGACCCTCTTCTCCTGGATAGAGAATAATTACCCCGCCTTGCACGACGAGATTGTGAGGGCCGACAAGGCCAGCCTCGAAAGGCTCGGACACGGGAACGCGATCGCGCAGGTCTACAATCATATTATCATGCCGTTGGCCAACAGGCGGGACCAGGAGACACAGATACGAGGGGGAGTCCACGATTTCATTCGCCGTTTCGGGCGTGAGCCCGAGGGGATCTGGCTCGCCGAGACAGCGATAAACGAGATCACCCTCGAACTCCTGATCGAGTTCGGTTTTCGTTTTGTCATCCTCTCTCCCTTTCAGGCCGAAAGAATCAGGCCGCTCGATAAAAGCTCCGGATGGGAAGACGTTTCTTCCGGCGACATTCTCACGGGCAGAGCCTACCGCTGCTTCGGAAGAAAAAAGAAAGGCAAACGAAACCTGTCGAGGTTCATCGACATCTTCTTCTACGACGCTCCCCTCTCCACAGACGTCAGCTTCAACCATCTCCTGTCGAATGGCGACAAGCTGGCGAAGGCTCTGGAGTCGGGGTTCGAGAGATGCGGCGGCGACCTTGTCAATATAGCCACCGATGGAGAGATCTACGGACACCACGAGCCTTTCGGTGATATGGCTCTCGCCTACCTCATCGAACAGGCCGCGCCGGACCGTGGACTTACACTGACGAATTACGGCGCCTGGCTGGCCGGACACGAACTCGAGTACGAAGTGCAGATCAAACAGGGCGAAGGTGGCGATGGGACCGCGTGGTCGTGCACACACAGCGTAGGGCGCTGGAAAGAGGACTGCGGCTGCAGCACCGGGGCCCCTCCCGGCTGGAACCAGAAATGGCGCACACCGCTACGAGACGGCCTCGACAATCTGAGGGATGGGCTGGCCGCTAATTACGAAATACAAGGCAAAGATATTTTCGCGTCCCCCTGGGAGACCAGGAATGAATATATAGAAAATTTTGACACCCTGGATGTCGCCGGGTCAAAATCATTCATCGAGAAACAGGCGGGTAGGCAACTCTCGCCAGAGGAGATCTCGACAGCGGCTTCGCTCCTTGAATCGCAGAGAAACTCCCTGCTGATGTTCACTTCGTGCGGGTGGTTTTTCAATGACATTTCAGGAATAGAAACGGTGCAGGATCTCAAATACGCTGCGAGGGCTATTGAATTGGCCAGACGGGCGGAAAATGCAAGCCTCTCGGAAAATGTCTCTGGCAGGGCGGAAAACAAGAATCGACCGGACTCGCCGCTCAGGGCAGCGGATGAGACCCGATCCATCGATACTCTTCAAAGTGTTTTTCTCGACAAGCTGTCCGAGGCCAGGAGCAATATCGAACAGCTGGGGACAGGAAAAACCATATTCAATGCGGCGAAAAAATATTCTTCCGTCGAACCGTCACTTCTCGCCGGTCAGTACGCTCTGGCTTCGAACCTCGATTGCCGCAATGCTTCCCCGGAAAGATACGGATTCGGATTTAACGATACGAGCAGAGTCGAGATCAGTCCGGGACCTATTTCAATGATAATCGGGCGTTTCGCTATGACCGACCCCCTGACCCTGGCGTCTTACGATTACAAATACCTCCTGCTGCCTGACAAACCCGCCCGGATCACATGCATCTTAAGCGAATGTTCGGACAACGACGACTACACGAAAACGGTTGAGAGGTTCAAAACGATTGCCCCTGAATCCACCAGGCAGGATATACTTCGTGCTGCAGTCGAACATTTCGGGGGAAGGATCTTCGCAATGCGCGACCTCTTCCCCGAGGATAAAGAAAAGATCCTCGGCAAGCTTGCGGAAAGACAGATCGCCTCGGTCATAGGACAATTCACCGACCTCTATATGGAAAACCGTGAACTTCTCAGGCTCTTCACCGAAACGTCGATGCGTCCGCCGGAAAGCCTTCTCGCCCAGGCCCGCACGGTACTGGCCGACCGCTTGAGATCGGAGATTTCCCACTGGGAACGTGCCCTCGACGACAAGGGTCTCGAGGGAGTCCATTCCGTCCTGTCTGAAGCGAAATATTATGGAGTGAATATCGATCGGACTGAGATAGCATCGATATTCGAAGGGTTTTTTCTGGAGAGCCTGAGAAAACTTCGCGAGGGACTGAACTCCGACCTGGCCGACAGGCTCCACGTTTTCGCCGAATACAGTTACGGAATAGGCATACCGATCGTCCAGCACGAGATTCAGAACGAACTTTTTTCCATAATGACGACCGTCATGGAGGAAGTGATGACGAGGATCGGCAAGGGGAAAGGGTTTTCTTCCGATATGTCGAGCGTCACCAGCCTTCTCAGGCTGGCGAGAAGATTTAATTTCAATACCGATGCCTGGCGGGAGCGCCTGCCCGCAGGCGTAGACGATAAAGAATAG
- a CDS encoding MATE family efflux transporter, producing the protein MRQKSEKRKTGRDSRKAVLTEGPIGKTLFRLTVPMTMGILAMVAFNLTDTFFVSRLGTKHLAALSFTFPVILVLTRFALGIGVGAASVVSRAIGMGDWKSVRRLTTDGLGLSLFFVAIFVVAGLFSIDKLFGALGAEGEILDLVREYMRIWYFGLIFVVVPMVSNNGIRATGDTKTPAMIMLVAVVVNTALDPLLIFGIGPFPEMGLAGAALATLIARMVTFAVSFYVIYKKLKMVTFERPGFDEMIDSWKRILYIALPAAVTRIIVPVGQGVITGITAAYGTNAVAALGVAIRTEYFAFAVVMALSSVLAPFVGQNWGAGKFDRVKAGIKKSNRFAMVWGFGSLAVLALVARPVAGIFSSDPDVISNIVLYMRIVPLAYFLQMVLMLVTGTLNVLNKPFHAAAIGVGQVILLTIPLAFIGSAIFGLKGVFMGIAIAYLISGIFAQVVLWRQVRKVEEDAIADAAVS; encoded by the coding sequence TTGCGGCAGAAATCCGAAAAACGCAAAACAGGGCGTGACTCTCGAAAGGCTGTGTTGACCGAGGGGCCCATAGGGAAGACTCTGTTCAGGCTTACCGTTCCTATGACCATGGGCATCCTCGCCATGGTAGCATTCAATCTCACCGACACTTTTTTTGTAAGCAGGCTTGGCACGAAACACCTCGCCGCGCTGAGTTTTACTTTTCCCGTGATCCTGGTCTTGACCAGGTTCGCCCTCGGCATCGGTGTAGGCGCGGCTTCTGTGGTGTCGCGAGCGATCGGTATGGGAGACTGGAAAAGCGTGCGGAGGCTGACGACAGATGGACTGGGGCTCTCACTATTTTTCGTCGCGATATTCGTCGTTGCCGGACTGTTCTCCATAGACAAGTTGTTTGGAGCTCTTGGTGCCGAGGGGGAGATACTGGATCTGGTCAGGGAGTATATGCGGATATGGTACTTCGGACTGATCTTTGTCGTCGTTCCGATGGTCAGCAACAACGGCATAAGGGCGACGGGGGACACGAAGACTCCCGCCATGATCATGCTGGTAGCGGTCGTTGTGAACACGGCTCTGGACCCGCTTCTCATTTTCGGCATAGGCCCCTTCCCGGAGATGGGGCTGGCAGGAGCCGCGCTGGCGACTCTGATCGCCAGGATGGTGACCTTCGCCGTATCGTTTTACGTGATATACAAAAAACTGAAAATGGTGACATTCGAACGCCCCGGCTTCGACGAGATGATCGATTCATGGAAGCGGATCTTGTATATCGCGCTGCCGGCAGCTGTCACGAGGATCATCGTCCCTGTCGGACAGGGAGTGATCACAGGTATCACGGCGGCTTACGGAACAAACGCGGTCGCGGCCCTTGGCGTCGCTATCCGGACAGAATATTTTGCTTTCGCCGTAGTAATGGCCCTCTCTTCGGTGCTGGCTCCTTTCGTGGGCCAGAACTGGGGCGCTGGAAAATTCGACAGGGTGAAGGCCGGGATCAAAAAGAGCAACCGTTTCGCGATGGTATGGGGTTTCGGGTCGCTTGCTGTCCTCGCCCTGGTGGCCAGGCCGGTGGCCGGGATATTTTCCAGCGATCCGGATGTGATCTCCAACATTGTCCTCTACATGAGAATAGTGCCCCTGGCATACTTCCTTCAGATGGTCCTGATGCTTGTGACCGGAACGCTGAATGTCCTCAACAAGCCATTCCATGCGGCAGCGATAGGTGTGGGCCAGGTGATCCTTCTGACGATTCCTCTCGCGTTTATCGGAAGCGCCATTTTCGGGCTTAAGGGAGTCTTCATGGGAATAGCGATCGCATATCTCATTTCCGGAATATTTGCCCAGGTGGTATTGTGGAGGCAGGTAAGGAAAGTCGAGGAAGACGCTATCGCCGATGCGGCGGTTTCCTGA